A region from the Eulemur rufifrons isolate Redbay chromosome 21, OSU_ERuf_1, whole genome shotgun sequence genome encodes:
- the MMP11 gene encoding stromelysin-3 isoform X2 — protein sequence MARAARLRGAAPRALLLPLLLLLPPPPLSARARPPDAHGHHPVTRGPQPWHAPLPSSLVPAPATQEAPRPASGPRPPRCGVPDPPDGLSARNRQKRFVLSGGRWEKTDLTYRILRFPWQLVREQVRQTVAEALQVWSEVTPLTFTEVHEGRADIMIDFTRYWHGDNLPFDGPGGILAHAFFPKTHREGDVHFDYDETWTVGDNQGTDLLQVAAHEFGHVLGLQHTTAAKALMSPFYTFRYPLSLSPDDRRGIQHLYGQPRPAPTSRAPAPGPGAGIDTNEIAPLEPEVPPDACEASFDAVSTIRGELFFFKAGFVWRLRGGRLQPGYPALASRHWRGLPSPVDAAFEDAQGHIWFFQGAQYWVYDGEKPVLGPAPLSELGLVGSPIHAALVWGPEKNKIYFFRGGDYWRFHPSSRRVDSPVPRRATDWRGVPSEIDAAFQDADGYAYFLRGRLYWKFDPVKVKALEGFPRRVGPDFFGCAEAANTFL from the exons ATGGCTCGGGCCGCCCGGCTCCGCGGCGCGGCCCCACGCGCCCTCCTGctcccgctgctgctgctgctcccgccgccgccgctgtcGGCCCGGGCCCGGCCGCCG GATGCGCACGGCCACCACCCTGTGACGAGGGGGCCGCAGCCTTGGCATGCACCTCTGCCCAGTAGCCTGgtgcctgcccctgccacccAGGAGGCCCCCCGGCCTGCCAGCGGCCCCAGGCCCCCCCGCTGCGGCGTGCCTGACCCACCCGACGGGCTGAGTGCCCGCAATCGGCAGAAGCGGTTCGTGCTGTCGGGCGGGCGCTGGGAGAAGACAGACCTCACCTACAg GATCCTCCGGTTCCCGTGGCAGCTGGTGCGGGAGCAGGTGCGGCAGACAGTGGCAGAGGCCCTGCAGGTATGGAGCGAGGTGACACCACTCACCTTCACTGAGGTGCACGAGGGCCGAGCCGACATCATGATCGACTTCACCAG GTACTGGCATGGGGACAACCTGCCATTTGACGGGCCTGGGGGCATCCTGGCCCACGCCTTCTTCCCCAAGACCCACCGAGAAGGGGACGTCCACTTCGACTATGACGAGACCTGGACTGTTGGGGACAACCAGG GCACAGACCTGTTGCAGGTGGCAGCCCATGAGTTTGGCCATGTGCTGGGGCTGCAGCACACGACAGCAGCCAAGGCCCTGATGTCCCCGTTCTATACCTTCCGCTACCCACTGAGCCTCAGCCCAGACGACCGCAGGGGCATCCAACACCTATATGGCCAGCCCcggcctgcccccacctccagggccCCGGCGCCAGGTCCCGGGGCTGGGATAGACACTAACGAGATTGCACCGCTGGAG CCGGAAGTCCCACCGGACGCCTGCGAGGCCTCCTTCGATGCAGTCTCCACCATCCGGGGCGagctcttctttttcaaggcGGGCTTCGTGTGGCGGCTGCGCGGGGGCCGGCTGCAGCCTGGCTACCCGGCACTGGCCTCTCGCCACTGGCGGGGACTGCCCAGCCCTGTGGACGCGGCCTTCGAGGATGCCCAGGGCCACATTTGGTTCTTCCAAG GCGCTCAGTACTGGGTGTACGACGGTGAGAAGCCAGTCCTGGGCCCCGCACCCCTCTCCGAGCTGGGTCTGGTGGGATCCCCGATTCATGCTGCCTTGGTCTGGGGTCCCGAGAAGAACAAGATCTACTTCTTCCGAGGCGGAGACTACTGGCGTTTCCATCCCAGCAGCCGGCGTGTGGACAGTCCCGTGCCCCGCCGGGCCACCGACTGGCGAGGGGTGCCCTCTGAGATTGACGCTGCCTTCCAGGATGCTGACG GCTACGCCTACTTCCTGCGCGGCCGCCTCTACTGGAAGTTTGACCCTGTGAAGGTGAAGGCTCTGGAAGGCTTCCCCCGCCGCGTGGGCCCCGACTTCTTTGGCTGTGCCGAGGCTGCCAACACTTTCCTCTGA
- the MMP11 gene encoding stromelysin-3 isoform X1: MEVRPRLPGALARCQGCAKCSTCIACLVLRWTRWGATAIPTGQDAHGHHPVTRGPQPWHAPLPSSLVPAPATQEAPRPASGPRPPRCGVPDPPDGLSARNRQKRFVLSGGRWEKTDLTYRILRFPWQLVREQVRQTVAEALQVWSEVTPLTFTEVHEGRADIMIDFTRYWHGDNLPFDGPGGILAHAFFPKTHREGDVHFDYDETWTVGDNQGTDLLQVAAHEFGHVLGLQHTTAAKALMSPFYTFRYPLSLSPDDRRGIQHLYGQPRPAPTSRAPAPGPGAGIDTNEIAPLEPEVPPDACEASFDAVSTIRGELFFFKAGFVWRLRGGRLQPGYPALASRHWRGLPSPVDAAFEDAQGHIWFFQGAQYWVYDGEKPVLGPAPLSELGLVGSPIHAALVWGPEKNKIYFFRGGDYWRFHPSSRRVDSPVPRRATDWRGVPSEIDAAFQDADGYAYFLRGRLYWKFDPVKVKALEGFPRRVGPDFFGCAEAANTFL, translated from the exons ATGGAAGTCAGGCCTCGGTTACCAGGTGCCCTTGCCCGGTGCCAGGGCTGTGCTAAGTGCTCCACATGCATCGCTTGTCTAGTCCTCAGGTGGACACGCTGGGGAGCTACCGCCATCCCCACTGGCCAG GATGCGCACGGCCACCACCCTGTGACGAGGGGGCCGCAGCCTTGGCATGCACCTCTGCCCAGTAGCCTGgtgcctgcccctgccacccAGGAGGCCCCCCGGCCTGCCAGCGGCCCCAGGCCCCCCCGCTGCGGCGTGCCTGACCCACCCGACGGGCTGAGTGCCCGCAATCGGCAGAAGCGGTTCGTGCTGTCGGGCGGGCGCTGGGAGAAGACAGACCTCACCTACAg GATCCTCCGGTTCCCGTGGCAGCTGGTGCGGGAGCAGGTGCGGCAGACAGTGGCAGAGGCCCTGCAGGTATGGAGCGAGGTGACACCACTCACCTTCACTGAGGTGCACGAGGGCCGAGCCGACATCATGATCGACTTCACCAG GTACTGGCATGGGGACAACCTGCCATTTGACGGGCCTGGGGGCATCCTGGCCCACGCCTTCTTCCCCAAGACCCACCGAGAAGGGGACGTCCACTTCGACTATGACGAGACCTGGACTGTTGGGGACAACCAGG GCACAGACCTGTTGCAGGTGGCAGCCCATGAGTTTGGCCATGTGCTGGGGCTGCAGCACACGACAGCAGCCAAGGCCCTGATGTCCCCGTTCTATACCTTCCGCTACCCACTGAGCCTCAGCCCAGACGACCGCAGGGGCATCCAACACCTATATGGCCAGCCCcggcctgcccccacctccagggccCCGGCGCCAGGTCCCGGGGCTGGGATAGACACTAACGAGATTGCACCGCTGGAG CCGGAAGTCCCACCGGACGCCTGCGAGGCCTCCTTCGATGCAGTCTCCACCATCCGGGGCGagctcttctttttcaaggcGGGCTTCGTGTGGCGGCTGCGCGGGGGCCGGCTGCAGCCTGGCTACCCGGCACTGGCCTCTCGCCACTGGCGGGGACTGCCCAGCCCTGTGGACGCGGCCTTCGAGGATGCCCAGGGCCACATTTGGTTCTTCCAAG GCGCTCAGTACTGGGTGTACGACGGTGAGAAGCCAGTCCTGGGCCCCGCACCCCTCTCCGAGCTGGGTCTGGTGGGATCCCCGATTCATGCTGCCTTGGTCTGGGGTCCCGAGAAGAACAAGATCTACTTCTTCCGAGGCGGAGACTACTGGCGTTTCCATCCCAGCAGCCGGCGTGTGGACAGTCCCGTGCCCCGCCGGGCCACCGACTGGCGAGGGGTGCCCTCTGAGATTGACGCTGCCTTCCAGGATGCTGACG GCTACGCCTACTTCCTGCGCGGCCGCCTCTACTGGAAGTTTGACCCTGTGAAGGTGAAGGCTCTGGAAGGCTTCCCCCGCCGCGTGGGCCCCGACTTCTTTGGCTGTGCCGAGGCTGCCAACACTTTCCTCTGA